One window from the genome of Diospyros lotus cultivar Yz01 chromosome 11, ASM1463336v1, whole genome shotgun sequence encodes:
- the LOC127813466 gene encoding protein indeterminate-domain 11-like encodes MNGLILDDSISNLTTSAISSNEASVSSPSQPPPAKKKRNLPGNPDPDAEVVALSPRTLMATNRFICEICNKGFQRDQNLQLHRRGHNLPWKLKQRANKELVKKKVYVCPEPSCVHHEPSRALGDLTGIKKHFSRKHGEKKWKCDKCSKRYAVQSDWKAHSKICGTREYKCDCGTLFSRRDSFITHRAFCDALAAEESSRPTTANNPLQPSSHFTFPPFPLKTEQDQLHHHFNPRPAPPPWLATQPAATTGGGSATHLFSPRLDLPFIPHENPNPSPSPSPTPPLPPFQATPSPHMSATALLQKAAQMGVTIAKPCPSLAASTVASGIGFSSSSEEIMIGSLPPGSGFEGPSFEEALDGMLNPKLDGNFQQMLTKQAMMKTHLISGSTEGGGGDDGLTRDFLGLRAFSHGGLPNMAGLARISSSPSFDQRNQNQAPWQG; translated from the exons atgaatGGTCTGATCTTAGATGACAGCATCTCAAACTTGACGACTTCTGCAATATCATCCAATGAAGCAAGCGTATCTTCACCAAGCCAACCACCGCCggcaaagaagaagaggaatctCCCAGGCAATCCCG ACCCGGATGCAGAAGTGGTGGCTTTGTCGCCCAGAACCCTAATGGCGACAAACAGATTTATCTGTGAGATCTGCAACAAAGGGTTTCAGAGGGACCAGAACCTGCAGCTCCACAGAAGAGGGCACAACCTGCCATGGAAGCTGAAGCAAAGGGCGAACAAGGAATTGGTGAAGAAGAAGGTGTACGTTTGCCCGGAGCCAAGCTGCGTTCACCATGAACCTTCAAGGGCCCTGGGAGACCTCACTGGCATCAAGAAACACTTCTCTAGGAAGCATGGCGAGAAGAAATGGAAGTGTGACAAGTGCTCCAAGAGATACGCGGTTCAGTCTGACTGGAAAGCCCATTCCAAAATTTGTGGCACCAGGGAGTATAAATGTGATTGTGGAACCCTCTTCTCCAg GAGGGACAGCTTCATCACTCACAGAGCCTTCTGCGATGCCTTAGCTGCTGAAGAGAGTTCTAGGCCAACCACAGCCAATAACCCACTTCAACCATCCTCCCATTTCACCTTCCCACCATTTCCCCTCAAAACAGAACAAGACCAGCTCCACCACCACTTCAACCCCAGACCAGCTCCACCACCATGGCTGGCCACCCAACCAGCCGCCACAACCGGTGGTGGCTCAGCTACCCATTTATTCTCTCCAAGGTTAGACCTCCCATTCATCCCCCATGAAAATCCAAACCCTAGCCCTAGCCCTAGCCCTACTCCGCCACTTCCCCCATTTCAGGCCACACCTTCCCCTCACATGTCGGCCACAGCATTGCTCCAAAAGGCAGCCCAAATGGGCGTAACCATCGCCAAACCTTGCCCATCATTGGCTGCTTCTACAGTTGCCTCTGGCATTGGCTTTTCCTCATCAAGTGAAGAGATTATGATCGGCTCTTTGCCTCCTGGAAGCGGGTTTGAAGGGCCGTCCTTTGAGGAAGCTCTGGACGGAATGTTGAATCCCAAATTGGATGGTAATTTTCAGCAAATGCTCACAAAACAGGCGATGATGAAAACCCATTTGATCAGTGGAAGCACtgaaggcggcggcggcgacgaTGGCTTGACCAGAGACTTTCTGGGTCTTAGAGCGTTCTCCCATGGCGGCTTGCCGAACATGGCCGGGCTCGCTCGGATAAGCTCATCTCCTTCATTTGATCAGCGGAACCAAAATCAAGCACCGTGGCAAGgttag